A single region of the Desulfofundulus luciae genome encodes:
- a CDS encoding chemotaxis protein CheA codes for MFTEEEVAVFLEELEEKLQVINDNVLILEREGGSPEVIQEIFRAAHTIKGSSAVMGYEKMSTLTHEIENLFDRLRQGEMEVSGTLVDVLFEALDTLKLLKDEITGSAGDVDVSAVIEKLRACQPACGAGGPGGAPAGGVTVPAPEGMSDSREPVDLPTPARDTGSGRLLPAGQAAGLSTTGTSNGYQTYRLTLELEDAEEEVVREAEVRGFQAYQVDIGIDRGCQMKGVRAFLIFETLQQIGEIIKSVPPAEDLQEGNYEHGFTVVLLTKEDAGQVHDLVFSIAEVSSVEVRPVKLRSGEKTPAPDAARQADKKEPAPPGKGNVKTVRVDVQKLDTLMNLVGELVIDRTRLDRFVEVFESRYGSDDLVENIVEISNHLGQVTSDLQEEIMKARMLPVAHVFNRLPRMVRDLAHKMGKEIDFIIEGRETELDRNVIEVIGDPLIHLLRNAVDHGIEPPEERVRLGKPRTGRLLLKAAYVESHIVITLSDDGRGMDPDKMRQKAIEKGLMTPEQAARASEREILDLIFTPGFSTAGTVSDVSGRGVGMDIVRNQIEQINGSVEFTTVPGRGTTFTIKLPLTLAIIRALMVTLGDHVYAFPLTNVLETLTLKPGEIRRVRHAEVIVVRGQVLPLVRLAHLFREKSKEEGKLSVVILGSGDKKVGVVVDRLIGEQEIVIKSLGGYLGQVPGLSGATILGDGKVALIVDARGIVKDAGVEEIIYEVNRAG; via the coding sequence ATGTTTACGGAAGAAGAAGTGGCCGTCTTTTTAGAAGAACTGGAAGAAAAGCTCCAGGTCATCAACGACAACGTTTTAATCCTTGAACGGGAAGGGGGCAGCCCCGAGGTAATCCAGGAAATCTTCCGGGCCGCCCACACCATCAAGGGCTCCTCGGCCGTCATGGGTTACGAGAAAATGTCCACCCTGACCCACGAAATCGAAAATCTCTTCGACCGCCTGCGCCAGGGGGAAATGGAGGTTTCCGGGACCCTGGTGGATGTCCTTTTTGAAGCCCTGGACACCCTGAAACTTTTAAAAGACGAAATCACCGGCTCAGCCGGTGACGTGGACGTTTCAGCGGTAATTGAGAAACTGCGCGCCTGCCAGCCGGCCTGCGGGGCGGGAGGACCGGGTGGTGCCCCGGCAGGTGGCGTGACTGTGCCGGCCCCGGAGGGGATGAGTGATTCGCGGGAGCCCGTGGATCTGCCCACCCCGGCCCGGGACACCGGGTCCGGCCGGTTGCTGCCGGCAGGCCAGGCCGCCGGACTTTCCACCACCGGTACTTCTAACGGGTACCAGACCTACCGCCTCACCCTGGAACTGGAAGATGCGGAGGAAGAGGTGGTGCGGGAAGCGGAAGTGCGGGGCTTCCAGGCCTACCAGGTGGACATCGGCATCGACCGGGGCTGCCAGATGAAAGGGGTAAGGGCATTTTTAATCTTTGAGACTTTGCAGCAAATAGGCGAAATTATCAAAAGCGTCCCCCCGGCGGAGGATCTGCAGGAAGGTAACTACGAGCACGGGTTCACCGTGGTGCTGCTGACCAAGGAGGATGCCGGGCAGGTACACGACCTGGTTTTTTCCATCGCCGAGGTGAGCAGCGTGGAGGTCCGCCCGGTCAAGCTGCGGTCGGGAGAAAAAACCCCGGCCCCGGATGCCGCCAGGCAGGCGGACAAAAAGGAACCAGCACCACCGGGTAAGGGCAATGTAAAAACCGTGCGGGTGGACGTGCAGAAGCTGGACACCCTGATGAACCTGGTGGGGGAACTGGTAATCGACCGCACCCGCCTGGACCGGTTCGTGGAGGTTTTCGAAAGCCGCTACGGATCCGACGACCTGGTGGAAAATATAGTGGAAATCTCCAACCACCTGGGACAGGTGACCAGCGACCTGCAGGAAGAAATCATGAAGGCGCGCATGCTGCCCGTGGCCCATGTGTTCAACCGCCTGCCCCGGATGGTACGGGACCTGGCCCATAAGATGGGCAAGGAAATCGACTTTATCATCGAGGGCCGGGAAACGGAACTTGACCGCAACGTAATCGAGGTCATCGGCGACCCCCTGATCCACCTTTTGCGCAACGCCGTGGACCACGGTATTGAACCCCCTGAAGAAAGGGTACGCCTGGGCAAACCCCGCACCGGCCGGCTGCTCTTGAAGGCGGCCTATGTGGAGAGCCACATCGTGATTACTTTATCTGACGACGGGCGGGGAATGGACCCGGATAAAATGCGGCAGAAGGCAATAGAGAAGGGATTGATGACCCCGGAACAGGCCGCCCGGGCTTCCGAGAGGGAAATTCTGGACCTGATCTTCACCCCCGGCTTTTCCACCGCCGGCACCGTAAGCGACGTCTCCGGCCGGGGAGTGGGCATGGATATCGTGCGCAACCAGATCGAACAGATCAACGGTTCGGTGGAATTTACCACCGTCCCTGGCAGGGGCACCACCTTCACCATCAAGCTGCCCCTGACCCTGGCCATCATCCGGGCGCTGATGGTGACCCTGGGGGATCACGTTTACGCCTTCCCATTGACCAATGTGCTGGAAACCCTGACGCTGAAACCCGGGGAAATCCGGCGCGTGCGCCACGCCGAAGTCATTGTGGTGCGCGGCCAGGTGCTGCCCCTGGTACGGCTGGCCCACCTCTTCCGGGAGAAAAGCAAGGAGGAAGGCAAGCTTTCGGTGGTTATCCTGGGCTCCGGGGATAAAAAGGTGGGCGTAGTGGTGGACCGGCTCATTGGCGAGCAGGAAATCGTGATCAAATCCCTGGGCGGTTACCTGGGACAGGTTCCCGGCCTTTCGGGAGCCACCATCCTGGGCGACGGCAAGGTGGCCCTGATTGTGGACGCCCGGGGTATTGTCAAGGACGCCGGCGTGGAAGAAATTATCTATGAGGTGAACAGGGCGGGGTAG
- a CDS encoding chemotaxis protein CheW: MAGEQQGELQLVVFHLKEQTYGVDIGHVLEIIRASDITAIPGAPDFVEGVINLRGRVIPVIDLARRLGLAPINVTGNTRIVIVEVGGTTAGMMVDGVSEVLRLPRESIQPPPAMVAGVSAAYLQGIALVDDRLIILLDTTRIFRREEKEALQELAEQAEERAAS, from the coding sequence ATGGCTGGCGAGCAGCAGGGCGAATTGCAGTTGGTGGTTTTTCATTTAAAAGAGCAAACCTACGGTGTGGATATCGGCCACGTTCTGGAAATTATCCGGGCTTCGGACATTACGGCCATCCCCGGTGCTCCGGACTTTGTGGAAGGCGTGATCAACCTGCGGGGGCGGGTAATACCCGTAATCGACCTGGCCCGCCGTTTGGGGTTGGCCCCCATTAATGTAACGGGAAACACCCGCATAGTGATCGTGGAGGTTGGAGGAACCACCGCCGGGATGATGGTGGACGGGGTTTCGGAAGTATTACGCCTGCCCCGGGAGAGCATCCAGCCCCCACCGGCCATGGTGGCAGGGGTTTCCGCCGCCTATTTACAGGGCATTGCCCTGGTTGATGATCGGCTGATTATTCTCCTGGATACCACCCGGATTTTCCGCCGGGAAGAAAAAGAGGCTTTACAGGAGCTTGCAGAACAGGCGGAAGAAAGGGCTGCCTCATAG
- a CDS encoding flagellar motor protein: MDLAVFGFVIAVVALVGGFVLEGGHAGALLQPTAALIVFGGTIGATVFSFPLSDLKQVPRLLRVGLFRTIPEPTDTIELIVSLADEARREGLLYLENRLGEIDDPFMRKGIQLVVDGTDPDLVRNILEAELYAIQERHQVGAGIFEAAGGYAPTMGIIGTVMGLVHVLSSIESPETLGPAIGMAFIATLYGVASANVFWLPLAAKLQNLSKKEMLLRQLMLEGIVSLQAGYNPILIRERLTAFLKPEARQEREERYEE, encoded by the coding sequence ATGGACCTTGCCGTATTTGGTTTTGTAATCGCGGTGGTGGCCCTGGTGGGCGGTTTTGTGCTGGAGGGTGGACATGCCGGCGCGCTGCTGCAGCCTACGGCCGCGTTGATAGTTTTCGGAGGTACAATAGGTGCCACCGTTTTCAGTTTTCCTTTAAGCGACTTAAAACAGGTTCCCCGGCTCCTCCGGGTGGGGCTTTTTCGCACCATTCCCGAACCCACCGACACCATCGAGCTCATTGTCAGCCTGGCCGACGAAGCCCGGCGGGAAGGGCTGCTCTACCTGGAAAACCGCCTGGGCGAAATAGACGACCCCTTCATGCGCAAGGGCATCCAGCTTGTTGTGGACGGCACCGACCCTGACCTGGTACGCAATATCCTGGAGGCGGAGCTTTACGCTATTCAAGAGCGCCACCAGGTGGGGGCGGGGATCTTTGAGGCGGCGGGTGGCTACGCCCCCACCATGGGCATCATCGGTACGGTCATGGGCCTGGTGCACGTGCTCAGTTCCATAGAGTCACCGGAAACCCTGGGGCCAGCCATCGGCATGGCTTTCATCGCCACCCTTTACGGCGTGGCCAGCGCCAACGTTTTCTGGCTGCCCCTGGCAGCCAAGCTGCAAAACCTGAGCAAGAAGGAAATGCTCCTGCGCCAGTTGATGCTGGAAGGTATCGTTTCCCTCCAGGCCGGGTACAACCCCATTCTTATTCGCGAGCGGCTGACTGCCTTCCTCAAGCCGGAAGCCCGGCAGGAGCGGGAGGAAAGATACGAAGAGTAA
- a CDS encoding flagellar motor protein MotB, whose translation MKRESKKSSYGSMERWLITYADMITLLLIFFIVMYSLSQVDIKKFRMLAESLSKAMGGGGVILENLGPSVVPGISGTQVETPQDVADKAEMENIRQELLQQIQKQGLAARVSAISEERGIVLSFQEEVLFKLGSAELTPRAREIIAAVAPVLLKTPNYIRVEGHTDNLPIHTERYPSNWELSTARATAVVQELIHTANFPPQRLSAVGYGEYRPRVPNDSEAHRQMNRRVDLVILRSKYKGAEPESLPPAPRD comes from the coding sequence GTGAAAAGAGAGAGCAAAAAGTCCAGTTACGGGAGCATGGAACGCTGGTTGATCACCTATGCCGACATGATTACCCTGCTGCTTATCTTCTTTATTGTCATGTACTCGTTGAGCCAGGTTGATATCAAGAAATTCCGCATGCTGGCCGAATCATTAAGTAAGGCCATGGGCGGCGGCGGGGTTATCCTGGAAAACCTGGGGCCTTCGGTGGTCCCGGGCATCAGCGGTACACAGGTGGAAACACCGCAGGATGTGGCAGATAAGGCGGAAATGGAGAATATCCGCCAGGAGCTGTTGCAGCAGATTCAAAAACAGGGCCTGGCAGCCAGGGTTTCGGCCATCAGCGAAGAGCGGGGCATTGTGCTCAGCTTCCAGGAAGAGGTTCTTTTTAAACTGGGCTCGGCGGAGCTTACTCCCCGGGCCAGGGAGATTATCGCCGCAGTGGCCCCCGTGCTGCTGAAAACACCCAACTACATACGCGTTGAAGGGCACACCGACAATCTCCCCATTCACACGGAACGATACCCTTCCAACTGGGAACTGTCAACGGCGCGGGCTACAGCGGTGGTGCAGGAACTGATCCATACGGCCAACTTTCCGCCCCAGCGCCTTTCGGCGGTGGGATACGGTGAATACCGCCCCCGGGTACCGAACGATTCGGAAGCCCACCGGCAGATGAACCGCCGGGTTGACCTGGTTATCCTGCGCAGCAAGTACAAAGGGGCGGAGCCGGAATCCTTGCCGCCGGCACCCCGGGATTAA